A section of the Papio anubis isolate 15944 chromosome 16, Panubis1.0, whole genome shotgun sequence genome encodes:
- the CABP7 gene encoding calcium-binding protein 7, protein MPFHPVTAALMYRGIYTVPNLLSEQRPVDIPEDELEEIREAFKVFDRDGNGFISKQELGTAMRSLGYMPNEVELEVIIQRLDMDGDGQVDFEEFVTLLGPKLSTSGIPEKFHGTDFDTVFWKCDMQKLTVDELKRLLYDTFCEHLSMKDIENIIMTEEESHLGTAEECPVDVETCSNQQIRQTCVRKSLICAFAIAFIISVMLIAANQVLRSGMK, encoded by the exons ATGCCGTTCCACCCGGTGACGGCGGCGTTGATGTACCGGGGCATCTACACCGTGCCCAACCTGCTGTCGGAGCAGCGCCCGGTGGACATCCCGGAGGACGAGCTGGAGG AGATCCGAGAGGCCTTCAAGGTGTTTGACCGTGATGGCAATGGCTTCATCTCCAAGCAGGAGCTGGGCACAGCCATGCGCTCACTGGGTTACATGCCCAACGaggtggagctggaggtcatcatCCAGCGGCTGGACATGGATG GTGACGGTCAAGTGGACTTTGAGGAGTTTGTGACCCTCCTGGGACCCAAACTCTCCACGTCAGGGATCCCAGAGAAGTTCCATGGCACCGACTTTGACACTGTCTTCTGGAAG TGCGACATGCAGAAGCTGACGGTGGACGAGCTGAAGCGGCTGCTCTATGACACCTTCTGCGAGCACCTGTCCATGAAGGACATAGAAAACATCATCATGACGGAGGAGGAGAGCCACCTGGGCACAGCCGAGGAGTGCCCCGTGGACGTGGAGA CCTGCTCCAACCAGCAGATCCGCCAGACGTGTGTACGCAAGAGTCTCATCTGCGCCTTCGCCATCGCCTTCATCATCAGTGTCATGCTCATTGCGGCCAACCAGGTGCTGCGCAGTGGCATGAAGTAG